Proteins encoded in a region of the Trypanosoma brucei gambiense DAL972 chromosome 11, complete sequence genome:
- a CDS encoding expression site-associated gene (ESAG) protein,putative, producing the protein MSLFIAAVYLTALTVVEVVMGKHAGKAMTEKGAETLCNLSYALRVVSADIQRKQKDATAKVDEVREWRHRHGVKGRTWKAIVQGLEKIRVVNESYMEGIKKTYGEMEKIMNGTDSALLIMDTSFLSIVRVSYHVVNASESIGQVLRDLVVMFEKTKDEKDSWCCLVKGKEALSDEGCGNGGDGNDQKYKMVGIPENCKTSVTVNTTSEGIMTLLKEHERSQEIEFTTNERPNCWIMGTEKVANGGAGSFIVGATGGFVTYRNGDAVTLRSQNMIPELIKNYTLVRKGYESIKDKYNKLKPNFGPFDEHENQLKELLTQSPMVRRYFKESGKKRKGGEDDDDVIDDEGSSVRKQWAAAGVISLAAVLVL; encoded by the coding sequence atgTCTCTGTTTATTGCAGCGGTGTATTTGACAGCGTTGACCGTGGTTGAGGTGGTCATGGGGAAGCATGCTGGTAAGGCCATGACTGAGAAGGGTGCCGAAACATTGTGTAATCTTAGCTATGCTTTGAGGGTTGTGAGCGCTGACATtcaaagaaagcaaaaagatgCGACTGCAAAGGTGGATGAAGTGCGAGAGTGGCGGCACCGGCATGGTGTAAAGGGGAGGACATGGAAAGCAATAGTACAAGGTTTGGAGAAGATAAGGGTTGTTAATGAAAGTTACATGGAAGGtataaagaaaacatatggggaaatggaaaagataatGAACGGTACGGATAGTGCCCTTTTGATAATGGATACTAGTTTTTTAAGCATTGTGAGAGTGTCCTATCATGTTGTGAATGCGTCAGAATCTATTGGACAGGTATTGAGGGATCTGGTGGTGATGTTTGAGAAAAcgaaggatgaaaaagataGTTGGTGCTGTTTGGTGAAAGGTAAAGAAGCGTTAAGTGACGAAGGATGTGGAAATGGTGGGGATGGTAATGATCAGAAATACAAAATGGTTGGTATACCCGAAAATTGTAAGACATCTGTTACTGTGAATACAACGAGCGAAGGAATAATGACATTACTAAAAGAACATGAGAGAAGTCAAGAAATCGAATTTACAACTAATGAGAGACCGAATTGCTGGATCATGGGTACGGAAAAAGTTGCTAATGGAGGAGCTGGATCTTTCATAGTGGGAGCTACTGGAGGCTTTGTTACGTACCGTAACGGCGATGCTGTTACTCTGAGATCTCAGAATATGATACCCGAACTCATCAAGAACTACACCTTAGTTAGAAAGGGATATGAAAGTATCAAGGACAAATACAATAAGTTAAAACCAAATTTTGGACCTTTTGATGAACACGAAAACCAACTAAAAGAATTGTTAACTCAGAGCCCGATGGTACGTAGGTATTTCAAGGAGAGTGGGAAGAAGCGCAAGGGAGgtgaggatgatgatgatgtaaTAGATGATGAAGGATCCTCCGTGAGAAAGCAATGGGCGGCAGCAGGCGTAATCTCTCTCGCTGCAGTTCTAGTTTTGTAG
- a CDS encoding T. brucei spp.-specific protein, with protein sequence MQTSSLKDECDYQTCPLGCGARKSALGKKKEGRLLLCGASKCPMPRINLDACGVMNNPSNVLKWKDSRFFFPTTDVRDVFTPLIVSSASQLPSRVSDMIANVTSFHSHFNETRSKFISRTHDTLLVTTGRDSAFNNHACTSYLLCS encoded by the coding sequence ATGCAAACATCAAGTTTGAAGGACGAGTGTGATTACCAAACGTGTCCATTAGGATGTGGCGCCAGGAAAAGTGCtcttggaaaaaaaaaagaagggaggctGCTCTTGTGTGGTGCAAGCAAGTGCCCGATGCCACGGATAAATTTAGACGCTTGTGGGGTTATGAACAACCCAAGTAATGTTCTGAAATGGAAAGACagtcgtttcttctttccaacGACGGATGTCCGTGATGTCTTCACTCCCCTCATCGTTTCTTCTGCTAGTCAACTACCTTCCAGAGTCTCGGATATGATCGCAAATGTAACTTCCTTCCACTCACACTTCAACGAAACCCGCAGTAAGTTTATCTCACGTACCCACGACACTCTCCTTGTCACCACGGGTAGAGATTCCGCTTTTAACAATCACGCATGTACGAGTTATCTCCTCTGCTCGTAA
- a CDS encoding DEAD/DEAH box helicase, putative, whose amino-acid sequence MVYRSLCVPVEYVLLKFYCSLFIYSLLGFVLNSRLPTNTPQAVVLMPILCDCLGPLASYFPHTNFTRVQERVIPAIIQNDFNVVVAAPTGSGKTALLEAAMLRLFKDRLTLNTVGSDAALPPNADDEVDAATGNKEHANSPTNRKAVYICPMKALAFEKYTQWRERFPALSVVMETGDQEAMRTVDAIMDEVFQTDIIITTPERWDGITRRWKEGVVWNLVASVALLMLDEVHTVSEERGAALEAVVSRMKAIKLSMTTRGPQVCRTRFVAISGTLPNIEDFAEVASGSPRRGIFVYISRPPSATNTAGGVVSQHFKHPFAFDRFLTLKLFGLIRRYSEGRPTLVFCASRGETMNSARRITEELNEAAAREGCERQLCASEEVQRLASSANDKQLRTMLLLGIAYHHAAMTANDRTLVERMFMGHYVSVICTTTTLALGVNLPAHLVIVKGTTFFKNGNRDDLPLSEIAQMSGRAGRPGLDTHGVALVLTTDDKAYLYKPLQHGDTCTTVESRLHQNMIEHVNAEVALRTIHNLSLGVEWIKTTFFWIRLRRCPRRYGIIFSTKQEEDNFDREQFADQLMRRMLAELEKQGCVAIGRDALKAGDVILNESATQTLQDRSPSSTGCRDVSDVNCAVESTRVGRAMARRYILFKTVETLNRELLHRFSHQSGRQGAPQIMGAAMAEEEGQIQQKTGESFTLHQVLRVFCHSSEFDGLRLRQGDKKHLNELNKVIRFPLNCGMRGGREVREDWHKVYVLIQAHLDRVAISDFSLRNDCVRLWTVAPRVARFVVDYATTHPCFSLIQQSSLLCRCIEQGTWWDGLIIKQIEGIGENMAKALHEGGIKNFSDVLQANPRKLEALCGKNPPFGTDLQEKCHSRPMYNLALEHVTEAGTVRVVVSYKAGVSTRRDPPLEQCHMILLVGDLELDRTHLLRQIDCRTANRRPLVFTFQVSPGYRGQIMGSLTIGNFLGNDCNATLKVGGVEAGDSVELQTATGFAQQPKHRTTAEKMQGTLKKTPDDVKVTDRNADRDSINEPVPHNRRSTEPFVTTPHQVRGDTSVITDQCASDLEGGEIGTTSAERGAHSAAVGCDDEATVVKTKMADSESSRRRDTEAGQTDEAFKYLLERKAQIASSMGIRVVSSPCGYKRRRENKENGSGDSSETRWSPQISCKEGDDMLLGGMEVVLPKTLSPPPNPVTDVGRGGARPSKRFRFNVQGVSPYTTVGRHAHYQGCYGDTRAAATHPIVNTIEPGVSPLFPHTTPPATYSSGHPTFQRSIFECPHASTPPHRTGVVHQLRVTTNAATSGRQLSHVGVDAYRQSTFSKAECFAPFTWGPRCVANASGAFAHGSAPQLPLGGSVACFGEVPRAEPSPFRRARPTEFGGYTSHNGVVDPSIRRGVVRHTTVHRGWW is encoded by the exons ATGGTTTATCGCTCTCTCTGTGTTCCAGTGGAGTATGTCCTTCTAAAATTTTATTGCTCACTTTTCATCTATTCACTTCTTGGATTTGTGTTGAATAGCCGCCTTCCCACAAACACCCCTCAGGCGGTTGTGCTGATGCCAATCTTGTGCGATTGCCTAGGGCCCCTCGCATCGTATTTTCCTCACACAAACTTTACGCGCGTGCAAGAGCGAGTTATACCAGCAATAATTCAGAACGATTTTAACGTTGTGGTTGCTGCCCCCACAGGGAGCGGAAAGACAGCGTTGCTGGAGGCGGCAATGCTTCGACTGTTCAAGGACCGTTTAACACTGAACACAGTGGGTTCCGATGCGGCGCTTCCCCCAAATGCTGATGATGAGGTTGATGCCGCTACCGGGAACAAGGAACATGCAAATAGCCCTACGAATAGAAAGGCAGTGTACATATGCCCAATGAAGGCCCTCGCATTTGAAAAGTACACGCAGTGGCGCGAGCGGTTCCCCGCGCTTTCAGTTGTAATGGAGACGGGGGATCAGGAAGCCATGCGAACGGTTGATGCAATTATGGATGAAGTGTTCCAAACGgatatcatcatcacaaCGCCTGAGCGCTGGGACGGCATTACACGGCGATGGAAAGAAGGTGTTGTGTGGAACCTAGTGGCCTCCGTAGCACTTTTGATGCTAGACGAGGTTCACACTGTCAGTGAGGAGCGGGGCGCAGCGTTGGAGGCAGTAGTGAGTCGCATGAAGGCAATAAAATTATCTATGACGACCCGCGGGCCGCAGGTTTGTCGAACCCGTTTTGTTGCCATCAGCGGAACTCTCCCCAATATTGAAGATTTCGCTGAG GTGGCTTCAGGTTCCCCCCGCAGGGGTATTTTCGTTTACATCAGCAGACCGCCCTCTGCCACTAACACTGCGGGTGGTGTCGTATCCCAGCACTTCAAGCATCCCTTCGCGTTCGACcgtttcctcaccctcaaactGTTTGGATTGATTCGGCGGTACAGCGAGGGCCGTCCGACACTGGTGTTTTGCGCGTCACGCGGAGAAACCATGAATTCCGCGAGGCGTATTACGGAAGAACTGAACGAGGCGGCAGCACGGGAAGGTTGCGAACGGCAGTTGTGCGCCAGTGAGGAGGTCCAGCGATTGGCATCCTCCGCAAATGATAAACAGCTGCGAACGATGCTTCTGCTGGGTATCGCATACCACCACGCCGCCATGACAGCAAATGACAGGACCCTCGTGGAGCGCATGTTCATGGGGCACTACGTTTCAGTCATCTGCACAACTACAACCCTGGCACTGGGCGTCAACCTTCCCGCACACCTTGTGATCGTCAAGGGCACAACGTTCTTCAAGAATGGTAACCGTGACGACCTTCCCCTTTCGGAAATTGCACAAATGAGCGGTCGCGCTGGACGGCCAGGACTCGACACGCACGGCGTCGCACTTGTGCTCACAACGGATGACAAGGCGTACCTGTACAAACCATTGCAACACGGAGACACGTGCACAACCGTAGAGAGTCGCCTGCACCAGAACATGATTGAACATGTGAATGCAGAGGTGGCCCTGCGAACTATTCACAACTTATCACTTGGTGTGGAGTGGATCAaaacaacttttttttggATCCGGCTTCGACGCTGCCCACGCCGCTACGGCATTATTTTCTCTACCAAACAAGAGGAAGACAATTTTGACCGAGAACAGTTCGCGGATCAACTGATGCGGAGGATGTTAGCCGAACTTGAAAAACAAGGCTGTGTCGCGATCGGCCGCGATGCACTAAAGGCAGGGGATGTCATTTTGAATGAGTCAGCTACACAAACCCTCCAGGACAGGTCACCCAGCAGCACCGGCTGCCGTGATGTAAGCGATGTGAATTGCGCCGTAGAGAGTACTCGTGTAGGACGCGCCATGGCACGTCGGTATATTCTCTTCAAAACGGTTGAAACACTCAACAGAGAGTTACTGCACCGGTTTTCCCATCAGAGCGGTCGGCAGGGAGCACCTCAAATAATGGGCGCGGCAAtggcagaggaggaagggcaaattcaacaaaaaacaggtgAGTCCTTCACTCTGCACCAAGTCCTCCGTGTTTTTTGCCACTCCAGCGAATTTGACGGTCTTCGACTGCGGCAAGGGGATAAGAAGCACCTTAACGAGCTCAACAAAGTTATCCGATTCCCGCTCAACTGTGGAATGCGCGGCGGGCGTGAGGTGAGGGAAGATTGGCACAAAGTGTATGTGCTCATCCAGGCCCATCTTGATCGAGTGGCGATATCGGATTTTTCGCTCAGGAACGATTGCGTGCGCCTGTGGACGGTAGCCCCACGCGTCGCCCGCTTTGTCGTCGACTACGCCACAACCCATCCATGCTTTTCCCTCATCCAACAGAGCTCACTTCTTTGCAGGTGTATTGAACAGGGCACTTGGTGGGATGGACTCATCATTAAGCAAATTGAGGGAATTGGTGAAAACATGGCGAAGGCGCTCCATGAAGGTGGAATAAAGAACTTTTCTGACGTGCTGCAAGCCAACCCAAGAAAGTTGGAGGCTCTATGCGGTAAGAATCCCCCATTCGGGACAGATCTCCAGGAAAAGTGCCACTCGCGTCCAATGTACAACTTAGCGCTTGAACATGTTACGGAAGCCGGCACCGTGCGTGTCGTAGTCTCCTATAAGGCGGGCGTCTCCACACGAAGAGATCCTCCACTAGAGCAGTGCCATATGATACTGCTTGTTGGGGATCTCGAACTTGATCGTACACACCTTCTTCGTCAGATCGATTGCAGGACCGCCAATCGGAGGCCGCTCGTTTTCACCTTCCAGGTTTCCCCCGGGTATCGGGGACAAATTATGGGGAGCCTCACCATCGGGAACTTTCTCGGGAACGACTGCAACGCCACACTAAAGGTGGGCGGCGTCGAAGCGGGCGATTCGGTAGAGCTGCAAACAGCGACCGGATTCGCGCAGCAGCCAAAGCATCGAACCACTGCGGAAAAAATGCAAGGCACCCTGAAGAAGACGCCAGACGACGTGAAGGTTACCGATCGGAACGCCGACCGCGACAGCATAAATGAGCCCGTGCCACACAACCGACGATCAACCGAACCCTTCGTCACGACACCGCATCAAGTGAGAGGGGACACGAGTGTTATTACCGATCAGTGCGCTTCGGATCTTGAAGGAGGGGAGATTGGCACAACCAGTGCTGAACGGGGGGCTCATTCGGCCGCTGTCGGCTGCGATGACGAGGCAACTGTCGTCAAGACGAAAATGGCGGACTCGGAAAGCAGTAGGCGACGGGATACTGAAGCTGGGCAAACGGACGAGGCATTCAAGTATTTGTTAGAGCGGAAGGCTCAGATAGCGTCTTCCATGGGAATCAGGGTAGTGTCATCTCCATGTGGCTACAAGAGACGTCGggagaacaaagaaaacggaTCTGGTGACTCATCAGAAACACGGTGGAGCCCACAAATATCGTGCAAGGAAGGGGACGACATGCTGCTTGGTGGAATGGAAGTCGTCCTTCCCAAAACCCTGTCGCCTCCTCCAAACCCCGTAACAGATGTTGGACGTGGCGGCGCGCGCCCATCAAAACGGTTTCGTTTTAATGTACAAGGCGTTTCCCCTTATACAACGGTTGGAAGGCACGCCCATTACCAAGGATGCTATGGGGATACACGCGCAGCAGCGACACATCCCATAGTTAACACAATAGAGCCTGGTGTCTCGCCACTCTTTCCTCACACAACGCCTCCTGCTACGTATTCCAGTGGCCATCCCACTTTTCAGCGGAGCATTTTTGAATGTCCACACGCCAGCACCCCTCCGCACCGCACAGGAGTCGTGCACCAACTTCGGGTGACAACAAATGCTGCCACTTCCGGCCGCCAGTTGTCACACGTCGGCGTTGATGCCTATCGCCAAAGCACTTTCTCAAAAGCCGAGTGCTTCGCCCCCTTCACGTGGGGCCCGCGGTGTGTCGCAAATGCGTCGGGGGCATTTGCTCATGGCAGCGCACCTCAGTTGCCGCTTGGAGGGAGCGTGGCATGTTTTGGGGAAGTGCCGCGAGCTGAACCCTCGCCATTCCGGAGGGCACGTCCCACAGAGTTTGGAGGATATACATCACATAACGGAGTCGTTGATCCATCCATTAGGAGAGGTGTTGTCCGCCACACTACGGTACACAGAGGATGGTGGTAA